One stretch of Clostridia bacterium DNA includes these proteins:
- a CDS encoding ABC transporter substrate-binding protein: MKKVILTGLVLVCFIASLAAGCAPKEQAAQSTPKTITVIDALEREVTIKQPVERIVTLGGYDAEVICLLGEGDRIVGISDWMPKQDYYKIILPQLAEKPVVGSGQALNYEKVIELKPDLVICWHYHAAQIDEKLPDSIAVVALDLYDPRTFVEEMKKLAYILGKEKEAEKYLRDFYDKYTNLVESRTKALSENQRPRVYWERLKPYETYGSKAYLTSLIAMAGGRNIFTDAEFDLTVVSPEKVVEKNPEIIVRYTSSTDPEVGFGTDRPDKAKMMREELLSRPELATTEAAKNKRVYLYAIELNLGTLQPVGLLYAAKILQPDLFKDIDPTAALHELLREYFGSQFDPTKHGVLVYPPLK; the protein is encoded by the coding sequence ATGAAGAAGGTAATCCTGACAGGCTTAGTTCTCGTTTGCTTTATAGCATCTCTTGCCGCTGGCTGTGCGCCAAAAGAGCAGGCAGCACAGTCAACGCCGAAAACCATTACCGTTATTGACGCGCTGGAGAGGGAGGTGACAATAAAGCAGCCGGTAGAGCGCATTGTCACTCTTGGGGGGTATGACGCCGAAGTTATATGTCTACTCGGAGAAGGAGACAGGATAGTTGGTATTTCTGATTGGATGCCAAAGCAAGACTACTATAAGATAATCCTTCCTCAGCTTGCTGAAAAACCAGTGGTTGGGAGTGGACAAGCACTTAACTACGAAAAAGTGATTGAGCTTAAACCCGATTTAGTCATCTGCTGGCATTATCACGCTGCCCAGATTGATGAGAAGCTGCCTGACTCTATTGCCGTAGTGGCACTTGACCTTTATGACCCCCGCACTTTCGTAGAGGAGATGAAAAAGCTTGCTTATATCCTCGGAAAAGAGAAGGAGGCAGAAAAGTATCTCCGTGATTTCTACGACAAGTATACCAATCTTGTCGAATCTAGGACAAAAGCCTTGTCTGAGAATCAAAGGCCGAGAGTTTACTGGGAGCGCTTAAAACCATACGAGACTTATGGAAGTAAAGCGTATCTTACGTCCCTAATAGCGATGGCTGGGGGAAGAAACATATTCACTGATGCGGAATTTGACCTAACTGTAGTAAGTCCTGAAAAGGTTGTGGAGAAAAATCCGGAGATCATCGTTAGATATACAAGCTCCACTGACCCCGAGGTGGGCTTTGGCACAGATAGACCAGATAAAGCAAAGATGATGAGAGAAGAACTTCTAAGCCGCCCAGAGTTAGCTACGACCGAGGCAGCGAAAAATAAGAGGGTTTACCTGTATGCTATAGAGTTGAATTTAGGTACACTGCAGCCTGTGGGGCTTCTATACGCAGCAAAGATTCTTCAGCCGGATTTGTTCAAGGACATCGACCCCACAGCAGCTCTCCACGAACTTCTCCGGGAATATTTCGGTTCGCAATTTGATCCCACTAAACACGGCGTTCTCGTATATCCGCCATTAAAGTAA
- a CDS encoding ABC transporter substrate-binding protein produces MTRKWIAFGLIITLVMAVAFLGGCGQKPTPAKSGTVTITDSTGKTVEVPSSVNRVLVLNGDAAEAMRILKVQETIVGVGDTVQQNPYLGLQDKPVVGKWNNPSLEKIVELKPQVVITFGKWPGSELEQKLEPTGIKVVRLDFYKPETYDSDLRALAKMFGKEEEAEKFIKWKQEKMALLRDRLKGLTEKDKPRVFAIWESALEKGAWKTYGQGTATNQAIEMGGGANIAGELKEYPEVSSEWILQKNPQAIAIGVIQDKGLGYTATDFAGAEALKKTVLQNPVLGKTEAAKERRVYLLSTELLGGDKSYLGALFLAKWFYSDRFSDVKPEQILQGYLEKWLGVPFKGKWAYPES; encoded by the coding sequence ATGACTAGGAAGTGGATAGCGTTCGGTCTTATTATCACGCTTGTTATGGCTGTTGCCTTCTTGGGTGGGTGTGGACAGAAACCGACCCCCGCCAAGTCCGGCACGGTTACTATTACCGACTCTACCGGGAAAACGGTGGAGGTGCCTTCGTCCGTTAACCGAGTATTGGTGCTGAACGGAGATGCAGCCGAAGCCATGCGTATCCTCAAGGTTCAAGAGACTATTGTGGGGGTAGGGGATACAGTGCAGCAGAACCCTTACTTGGGTTTGCAGGACAAGCCGGTGGTGGGCAAGTGGAATAACCCCAGCCTGGAAAAGATCGTGGAGCTCAAGCCGCAGGTGGTGATCACCTTCGGCAAGTGGCCCGGATCAGAGCTGGAGCAGAAGTTGGAGCCGACGGGCATCAAGGTGGTGCGGCTGGACTTCTACAAGCCCGAGACCTACGACAGCGACCTGCGCGCCCTGGCCAAGATGTTCGGGAAGGAAGAAGAGGCGGAGAAGTTCATCAAGTGGAAGCAGGAGAAAATGGCCCTGCTGCGCGACAGGCTTAAGGGCCTAACCGAGAAGGATAAGCCGCGCGTCTTTGCCATCTGGGAAAGCGCCCTGGAGAAAGGTGCTTGGAAGACCTACGGCCAGGGCACGGCAACCAACCAGGCCATTGAGATGGGTGGAGGAGCCAACATAGCGGGGGAGCTCAAAGAGTATCCTGAGGTGAGTTCCGAGTGGATCTTGCAAAAGAATCCCCAGGCGATCGCAATAGGGGTTATACAAGATAAAGGATTGGGTTACACGGCCACCGACTTTGCTGGGGCCGAGGCACTGAAAAAGACGGTCCTGCAGAATCCCGTCCTAGGCAAGACCGAAGCGGCCAAGGAGCGGCGCGTCTACCTTCTGAGCACCGAGCTTCTGGGTGGGGACAAAAGTTACCTCGGGGCCCTTTTCCTAGCCAAGTGGTTCTATTCCGATCGCTTCAGCGATGTCAAGCCGGAGCAGATTTTGCAGGGGTACCTCGAAAAGTGGCTCGGCGTGCCCTTCAAGGGTAAGTGGGCTTATCCCGAAAGCTGA